One genomic region from Rattus norvegicus strain BN/NHsdMcwi chromosome 10, GRCr8, whole genome shotgun sequence encodes:
- the Zfp39 gene encoding zinc finger protein 39, whose translation MRNLQHNRAENSTSQRPSRRPETGKQKRSYKKKPVTYSHWRWSQRNGARRHKAPAKGLVSFEDVSVDFTWDEWQDLDDAQRKLYRDVMLETYRSLESLGHCVTKPEVIFKLEQGTGPWRAEDIPKQSRPDVRKVRELSETNQDNEERHLWHFVITNSNTSTQEKVKLGNILNVGSNRVSNRTIKNGNSSGMRPVTLGVWQSASPSKEPSDLPTGEEPDGSLTSKPPMHAEHHGLYNRAPGTGQHFQCCRQEATCSTKALWTNKGFHVAHRSSKFSESEKAPDEVALNAQEMSWVCKETFECSICKETFCTKFKLTKHKKIHKGQKYFTCRDCEKTFINTSYHKDQRIHVGVGSHRYKQCENCFHQKNQQSVHQSVPKGSKLYEMYQSEQSFSEKPNLRCCQKTRAGYKPYRCNMCGKSFYRKSHLSRHQRIHTGERPYGCKECKKAFFHKSSLTIHQRTHTGEKPYECKKCRKTFYCKSDLNVHHRTHTGEKPYECDECRKTFYSKSHLIIHRKIHTGDKPYECQECQKTFNRKSNLTVHQKTHTGEKPYECDVCGKTFHRQSHLSMHQGIHSGEKPYKCKECGKAFYQKSSLSRHQRNHTGDRPYACEECRKTFLHKSSLTVHQRSHTGYKPYSCEECRKTFYSKSHLTVHQRTHTGEKPYECKLCRKAFHQKSYLSRHQITHEREKRFECQECRKRFYHKSSLTVHQRIHLREHL comes from the exons ATG AGGAACTTGCAGCATAACAGGGCGGAGAACTCCACGAGTCAACGCCCCAGTCGACGTCCTGAAACTGGAAAGCAGAAGAGAAGCTACAAGAAGAAGCCAGTCACTTACAGTCACTGGAGATGGTCCCAGCGGAATGGAGCAAGACGACACAAGGCGCCAGCAAAG GGCTTGGTGTCATTTGAGGATGTGTCTGTGGACTTCACCTGGGATGAGTGGCAGGACCTGGATGACGCTCAGAGGAAGCTCTACAGGGACgtgatgctggagacctacagAAGCCTGGAGTCCTTGG GACACTGCGTGACCAAACCTGAGGTGATCTTTAAGTTGGAACAAGGAACTGGGCCATGGAGAGCAGAAGACATTCCAAAGCAGAGCCGACCAG atGTCCGGAAAGTAAGGGAACTGAGTGAAACCAACCAGGACAATGAAGAGAGACACTTGTGGCACTTTGTAATTACCAACAGCAACACATCAACTCAGGAGAAAGTTAAATTAGGAAACATACTTAATGTGGGCTCAAACCGTGTTTCAAATCGGACTATAAAGAATGGAAACTCCTCAGGAATGAGGCCTGTGACACTTGGTGTATGGCAGAGCGCATCTCCCTCTAAAGAGCCCAGTGACTTGCCGACTGGAGAGGAACCTGACGGCTCTCTAACCAGCAAGCCCCCCATGCATGCAGAGCATCATGGGTTGTATAACAGAGCTCCAGGTACTGGACAGCATTTTCAATGTTGTAGGCAAGAAGCAACCTGCAGCACAAAGGCATTATGGACGAACAAGGGGTTTCACGTTGCCCATAGGTCTAGTAAGTTTTCCGAGTCCGAGAAAGCACCTGATGAGGTAGCCCTTAATGCCCAAGAGATGAGTTGGGTATGCAAAGAAACTTTTGAATGTAGTATTTGTAAGGAAACATTCTGTACAAAGTTTAAGCTCACCAAACATAAGAAAATACACAAAGGACAGAAATATTTCACGTGTAGGGATTGCGAGAAAACTTTCATTAATACATCATACCACAAAGACCAGAGGATACATGTGGGAGTCGGGTCCCATAGATATAAACAATGTGAGAATTGCTTTCATCAGAAAAACCAGCAAAGTGTGCACCAGAGTGTCCCCAAAGGATCCAAACTCTATGAAATGTATCAGTCTGAGCAAAGCTTCAGTGAGAAGCCAAATCTCAGATGCTGTCAGAAGACCCGTGCAGGTTATAAACCCTACAGATGTAACATGTGTGGGAAGTCATTTTACCGGAAGTCACACCTCAGCAGGCACCAGAGAATTCACACAGGTGAGAGACCCTATGGTTGCAAAGAATGTAAGAAAGCTTTCTTCCATAAGTCCTCCCTCACCATACATCAGAGGACTCACACAGgtgagaagccctatgaatgtaaaaaatgcaggaaaacctTCTACTGTAAGTCAGACCTGAATGTCCATCATAGAACTCACACAGGTGAGAAACCGTATGAGTGTGACGAGTGCAGGAAAACGTTCTACTCTAAGTCGCACCTCATTATACATAGGAAAATTCACACAGGCGACAAACCCTATGAATGTCAGGAATGTCAGAAAACCTTCAATCGTAAGTCAAACCTTACTGTACATCAGAAAACACACACTGgggagaaaccttatgaatgcgATGTGTGTGGGAAAACTTTTCACCGTCAGTCACACCTCAGCATGCACCAGGGAATTCACAGCGgcgagaaaccctacaaatgtaaagagtgtgggaaagccttctaCCAGAAGTCGAGCCTCAGCAGGCATCAGAGAAACCACACAGGGGACAGACCATATGCCTGTGAAGAATgcaggaaaaccttcctccataAGTCCTCCCTCACTGTCCACCAGAGAAGCCACACAGGCTATAAACCATACTCGTGTGAGGAGTGCAGGAAGACGTTTTACAGTAAGTCACATCTCACCGTTCATCAGAGAACCCACACAGGCGAGAAGCCCTATGAGTGCAAGCTGTGCAGGAAGGCTTTTCACCAGAAGTCATACCTGAGCAGGCATCAGATCACTCACGAACGTGAGAAACGATTTGAATGTCAGGAATGTAGGAAAAGGTTTTATCATAAGTCCTCCCTCACTGTACATCAGAGAATCCACCTGAGGGAGCACCTGTGA